From one Paenibacillus sp. FSL K6-1330 genomic stretch:
- a CDS encoding S-layer homology domain-containing protein: protein MSKIVLNRCISCFLILCIVLSASFAGFPGQASAQSSNALNNVPELLITELVPDSTNVGTADGYEFIEVYNNTDQDIDFSHYKIRYRYLESDTLWAHVPDEVMIPSRGTLVFWIINAQNSKSTIADFNKNYGTNLIENTDVVKIFSGGMSNSRMRELVVVTNTGRPIVSAFYNDGDVHNAADQGIFYKYPEDGSLKMQRISQLEHKATPGSLQHSEVPAEPVHIDVTKEPTVTNRTTTANVTPGENLEILAEAHDDRMVTSLALSYRVDGQNDYKVVQLQEGKQGLGHTISYLELLGHTKLEYFFTVSNTFKEVESPKYEVDLTGNGASASLNVDDQQTVTGITYIRGAADGVEPADLELHIDGQPVQGTPVMEHSAYFVFEGDGIDDGINTVTIGKDVLFKTEANIDGYQTIAVPIEPQWLTSGTNEITLRAGDNEKTYFEDDKPTGNMDDFNARNVRLLLGDGTEIRDPQFKDPALIHDLGDDGRFLPLVAFQFDIPADKVKALSYAWDTTSVTDGQHKVDLNVKGKSEAFANVQVDNDGPEINVTVEEGKSYKGSIPIDVTAQDSVSGVERVEVLLDGQAIQVPYNTSSSELDPGDHKLEIRAVDKIGNISERMVTFNTSPEHPNAPVLVSPADMESGTGLSPELKVQVSDPSDDELEVSFHQAYPYHALSGDRVKLSKNASDEEPPKDRFPVGETALTAEELKLIAESNDQYVTVDSTSQFPYIRFEVELEHAVEPGDSVEVTWEGHTVPGRKVTMYAWNHNQNKWTEITKHIAQSEDDFTLRGELMAADYVQNSKVDVIVQDEIPSRGDYDYTFVWVSDTQFLTELYPHIQQKQFDWIVDSIDDMNIKYLFHTGDIVNDPTAEYQWKRADDYMKMLEDANLPHGVLAGNHDVGSYDWDYTTYSQYFGEERYKNQPYYGGSYKDNRGHYDLVSVEGNDFIMMYMGWGVEDEDIKWMNEVLAAYPDRTAFLNFHDYMLANGTRSGIGNKLYKEVVVPNPNVVAVLSGHYTGASLLKNELDDNGDGIADRTVYQMLADYQGHADGGSGYLRLLHFDKDSNQIYVNTYSPYLDKYNYYTNGSDEFKMNLDLEPKLKRVATDSIQVNHLRGESIGTPQNVASGTEVTQPWTGLQSDGTYSWYVVAQDKFGGKTLSDVWTFTTDGGNLNAPTNLKALNVTSSTVQIGWDPVNSPDQQVVNFNVYQDGERVATVTDSVYEATGLTPDTLYEFKVTAVDKQGTESAPSEALTVITQAVEIPGAPVWTAGELEFSDITSNGVTMSWPEATADHGVDGYRVYLKGRSEPVVAVTNDVYSHTASGLEPDTRYHFTVKAYNAAGESAGLHNTVTTPAAAVDKSELIGLIASAQQRLDETREGTSPGQYPVAARSALLAAIERASAIAQQDHATAKTVQDAIIALQAAIRTYNASVVPSTENPPSSGSESGSGSSGGYVLSGDNRLKELEVIIGDKAAELTPAFNENRTEYRLETEAESVQLRVHAANSKATVLLGEEPLKKDQVIELKEGDNLLKLVIRAENGTTRTYQLTIHRKAKPGTEEPKPEPKPVMLTDIAGHWASSAIEEAVQLGIVGGYPDHTFKPDRQVTRAEFMVMMAKALDGQTDAGKLDFKDSSQIGSWALEAIQWAVSEGIVKGYEDGSFRPNQSVNRSEMAVMIARFLGLALPEAETEFRDQQAIPAWAEKEIAAATAAGIVNGRSGNRFAPRDSATRAEAVMMILRMLENVEKQ from the coding sequence TTGTCTAAGATCGTCCTGAATCGATGTATATCCTGCTTCTTGATTCTCTGTATCGTGTTGTCGGCCTCGTTTGCCGGTTTCCCAGGACAGGCTTCAGCCCAGTCATCCAACGCACTGAACAACGTGCCTGAACTGCTGATCACCGAGCTTGTCCCTGATTCTACGAATGTAGGAACCGCCGATGGTTATGAATTTATTGAAGTATATAACAATACCGACCAAGACATCGATTTCAGCCATTACAAAATTCGTTACCGTTACTTGGAGAGTGATACCCTCTGGGCTCATGTACCCGATGAGGTGATGATTCCATCCAGAGGCACGCTGGTGTTCTGGATTATTAACGCACAGAACAGCAAATCAACGATTGCTGATTTTAATAAAAATTACGGCACCAACCTGATTGAAAACACCGATGTCGTCAAAATATTCTCAGGCGGCATGTCCAATTCACGCATGCGGGAGCTCGTGGTTGTGACGAACACCGGCCGTCCGATCGTATCCGCATTTTACAATGACGGAGATGTTCATAACGCCGCCGATCAGGGGATCTTCTATAAGTACCCGGAGGATGGCAGCCTGAAGATGCAGCGGATTTCCCAGCTGGAGCATAAGGCTACGCCGGGTTCGCTGCAGCATTCCGAGGTACCTGCGGAGCCGGTACATATTGATGTGACCAAGGAACCAACGGTCACCAACCGGACGACAACGGCGAATGTGACGCCGGGCGAAAATCTGGAAATTCTCGCAGAAGCGCACGATGATCGTATGGTTACTTCGCTCGCGTTATCATATCGTGTCGATGGACAGAACGATTACAAAGTCGTACAGCTTCAGGAAGGAAAGCAAGGCCTCGGTCATACGATTTCTTACCTGGAGCTGCTGGGACACACCAAGCTGGAGTATTTTTTCACGGTGTCCAACACCTTTAAGGAAGTAGAAAGTCCCAAATACGAAGTCGATCTAACGGGGAATGGTGCCAGCGCCAGCCTGAATGTTGACGATCAACAGACCGTCACCGGGATAACGTATATTCGGGGGGCAGCGGATGGGGTAGAACCTGCCGATCTTGAGCTTCATATCGACGGGCAGCCGGTTCAAGGCACACCTGTTATGGAGCATTCCGCTTATTTTGTTTTTGAAGGCGATGGTATTGACGATGGGATCAACACGGTAACCATCGGCAAGGATGTGCTGTTCAAGACCGAGGCGAACATTGACGGCTATCAAACGATTGCTGTCCCCATCGAACCGCAATGGCTGACAAGCGGCACAAACGAAATTACCCTTCGGGCCGGCGATAACGAGAAAACCTATTTCGAGGATGACAAGCCGACGGGCAATATGGATGACTTTAATGCCCGCAACGTACGGCTGCTGTTAGGAGATGGGACAGAAATCCGGGATCCGCAATTTAAGGATCCTGCGCTTATCCACGACCTTGGAGACGATGGACGGTTTTTGCCTCTTGTTGCTTTTCAATTCGATATTCCTGCCGATAAAGTAAAAGCCCTGTCTTACGCTTGGGATACCACGTCGGTAACAGACGGGCAGCACAAGGTTGATTTGAATGTAAAGGGTAAGTCTGAAGCCTTTGCCAACGTTCAGGTCGATAACGATGGACCGGAAATTAACGTGACCGTTGAAGAGGGGAAGAGTTATAAGGGAAGCATTCCGATCGATGTGACTGCCCAAGATAGCGTATCCGGCGTGGAACGGGTGGAGGTCCTGCTAGATGGTCAAGCCATCCAGGTGCCGTATAATACTTCATCTTCCGAGCTTGATCCAGGTGATCATAAGCTGGAAATCCGCGCAGTGGACAAGATCGGCAACATCTCGGAACGTATGGTTACGTTTAACACTTCACCGGAGCATCCGAATGCACCTGTATTGGTCTCACCAGCAGATATGGAGAGCGGAACCGGGTTGTCGCCGGAACTGAAGGTTCAAGTCAGCGATCCATCGGATGACGAGCTTGAGGTCTCCTTCCATCAGGCGTATCCGTATCATGCATTAAGTGGCGATCGAGTAAAATTATCCAAGAACGCCTCGGATGAAGAGCCACCTAAGGACAGGTTCCCGGTGGGCGAAACTGCGCTAACTGCAGAGGAATTGAAGCTGATAGCAGAGTCCAACGATCAATATGTCACGGTGGATTCCACGTCCCAGTTCCCTTATATCCGGTTTGAGGTAGAGCTGGAGCATGCCGTGGAGCCGGGTGACAGCGTTGAAGTGACTTGGGAAGGACACACGGTGCCCGGCCGTAAGGTCACGATGTATGCGTGGAACCACAACCAGAACAAGTGGACGGAAATTACCAAACATATTGCCCAGTCTGAAGATGATTTTACGCTGCGAGGCGAACTGATGGCAGCAGACTACGTCCAGAACAGCAAAGTGGATGTCATCGTACAGGACGAAATTCCATCCCGTGGGGATTATGATTACACTTTTGTATGGGTATCGGATACCCAGTTCTTAACGGAGCTGTACCCGCATATTCAGCAGAAGCAATTCGACTGGATTGTCGATTCCATCGATGATATGAACATCAAATATTTGTTCCATACCGGTGATATCGTGAATGATCCGACAGCTGAGTATCAATGGAAACGTGCCGATGATTACATGAAGATGCTGGAGGATGCAAATCTGCCGCATGGCGTGCTCGCCGGAAATCATGATGTGGGAAGTTATGATTGGGATTACACGACCTACAGTCAATATTTCGGGGAGGAGCGTTACAAGAATCAGCCATATTACGGAGGTTCCTACAAGGATAATCGCGGACATTATGACCTTGTCTCCGTTGAAGGCAACGACTTCATCATGATGTATATGGGATGGGGCGTTGAAGACGAGGACATCAAGTGGATGAACGAGGTTCTCGCAGCGTATCCGGACCGTACCGCATTCCTGAATTTCCATGATTATATGCTCGCGAACGGAACTCGTTCCGGTATAGGTAACAAATTGTACAAGGAAGTTGTCGTTCCGAATCCGAATGTGGTTGCCGTTTTGAGCGGCCATTACACGGGAGCAAGTCTGCTTAAGAATGAATTGGATGATAATGGTGACGGTATTGCGGACAGAACCGTGTATCAGATGCTGGCAGACTACCAAGGACATGCCGATGGCGGCAGTGGTTACTTGAGATTGCTGCATTTTGATAAGGATAGCAATCAGATTTACGTAAATACGTACTCTCCTTATCTGGATAAGTACAATTATTATACAAATGGCTCGGATGAGTTCAAGATGAATCTGGATCTTGAACCGAAATTAAAGCGCGTAGCAACCGATTCGATCCAAGTAAATCATCTGAGAGGAGAGTCTATCGGTACACCGCAGAACGTGGCTAGCGGCACTGAGGTTACTCAACCGTGGACAGGACTGCAATCCGATGGAACCTATTCGTGGTATGTCGTCGCACAAGACAAATTCGGGGGGAAAACCCTTTCGGATGTGTGGACATTCACGACAGATGGCGGGAATCTCAACGCTCCGACCAACCTGAAAGCACTGAATGTGACATCGTCAACAGTTCAAATCGGTTGGGATCCCGTAAACAGTCCAGACCAACAAGTCGTGAACTTTAATGTGTATCAGGACGGGGAGCGCGTGGCAACGGTCACGGATAGCGTATATGAAGCGACAGGGCTAACCCCGGACACGCTGTATGAATTCAAAGTAACCGCCGTGGACAAGCAAGGCACGGAATCCGCTCCTAGTGAGGCCTTAACGGTCATCACTCAAGCCGTAGAAATTCCGGGTGCACCTGTATGGACAGCCGGGGAGCTTGAATTTTCGGACATTACTTCAAACGGCGTAACCATGAGCTGGCCGGAGGCGACCGCAGATCATGGCGTGGATGGATATCGTGTATATCTGAAAGGGCGGAGTGAACCGGTTGTTGCCGTGACCAATGATGTGTATTCACATACCGCTTCCGGTTTGGAGCCGGACACCCGATATCATTTTACTGTAAAAGCCTATAACGCTGCGGGAGAGAGCGCCGGACTTCATAACACAGTCACAACACCGGCAGCAGCAGTAGACAAGAGCGAGTTAATCGGATTAATCGCATCGGCACAGCAAAGGCTCGACGAAACACGAGAAGGCACATCGCCGGGGCAGTATCCGGTCGCAGCAAGGTCTGCACTCCTTGCTGCCATTGAAAGAGCCAGCGCCATAGCGCAACAGGATCATGCAACTGCCAAGACCGTACAGGATGCAATCATTGCTCTGCAAGCCGCGATCCGTACCTATAACGCATCGGTTGTACCTTCAACGGAGAATCCTCCATCATCGGGATCAGAATCAGGATCGGGGTCTTCTGGAGGATACGTATTATCTGGAGACAACCGTTTAAAAGAACTTGAAGTGATCATCGGCGACAAAGCAGCTGAACTTACCCCTGCATTCAATGAGAACAGAACTGAGTACCGACTTGAGACGGAAGCCGAATCTGTGCAGCTCCGTGTTCATGCGGCGAATAGCAAGGCAACAGTCCTTCTGGGAGAAGAACCCCTGAAAAAGGATCAGGTTATCGAGCTGAAGGAAGGGGATAACCTGTTGAAGCTGGTGATTCGGGCGGAGAACGGGACGACCCGAACCTACCAGTTAACCATTCACCGTAAGGCGAAGCCGGGGACCGAAGAACCGAAGCCGGAGCCAAAGCCGGTGATGTTAACAGACATCGCAGGACATTGGGCTTCGTCGGCGATAGAGGAAGCGGTTCAGCTCGGTATCGTTGGGGGGTATCCGGATCATACCTTTAAACCGGACCGACAAGTAACACGCGCCGAATTTATGGTCATGATGGCCAAAGCACTCGATGGACAAACGGATGCTGGGAAGCTGGATTTCAAAGACAGTTCCCAGATCGGATCCTGGGCGCTTGAAGCGATTCAATGGGCCGTATCCGAAGGTATTGTGAAGGGATATGAAGACGGCTCATTCAGACCGAATCAATCCGTCAACCGTTCTGAAATGGCGGTCATGATCGCACGTTTCCTGGGCCTTGCCTTACCAGAAGCAGAAACGGAATTCCGTGATCAGCAAGCCATTCCAGCTTGGGCAGAGAAGGAAATCGCTGCCGCCACTGCGGCTGGCATCGTAAATGGCCGCTCGGGTAACCGGTTTGCTCCACGGGACTCCGCGACCCGGGCGGAAGCCGTCATGATGATTCTTCGTATGCTGGAGAACGTGGAGAAGCAGTAA
- a CDS encoding DUF1697 domain-containing protein: MTIYIALLRGINVGGHNKIKMADLRKMLEHMGLARVQTYIQSGNVLFESAESKETLRVQMEQGILETFGFSISVIIRTSEEIEGIVRNCPFSEETIRQAEEASEFESLYVAMLPEAPAAEDVEKLRLYVNEKETFEVIGEEVYLLFKESVRNSKLAVQLTKLGVPMTMRNWKTMNKLVQLSQTMKSE, encoded by the coding sequence ATGACAATTTATATCGCGTTGCTCAGAGGGATCAATGTCGGCGGCCATAACAAGATCAAAATGGCCGATTTAAGAAAAATGCTTGAACACATGGGGCTGGCTCGCGTGCAGACCTACATCCAGAGCGGAAACGTGCTCTTCGAATCTGCGGAATCCAAGGAAACGCTGCGCGTCCAAATGGAACAAGGCATACTTGAAACGTTCGGCTTCTCGATATCGGTGATCATTAGAACCTCTGAGGAAATCGAGGGGATTGTTCGGAACTGTCCATTTTCGGAAGAAACGATACGTCAAGCGGAGGAAGCGTCGGAGTTTGAGAGTCTTTATGTTGCCATGCTGCCGGAAGCGCCTGCTGCTGAAGATGTGGAGAAATTAAGGCTTTATGTAAACGAAAAGGAAACCTTCGAAGTTATTGGTGAAGAGGTTTACTTACTGTTTAAGGAAAGCGTTCGGAATTCCAAGCTGGCGGTTCAGTTGACGAAGCTCGGCGTACCGATGACGATGCGGAATTGGAAAACCATGAACAAGCTGGTACAACTGTCCCAGACAATGAAGAGTGAGTAG